From Coffea arabica cultivar ET-39 chromosome 10e, Coffea Arabica ET-39 HiFi, whole genome shotgun sequence, one genomic window encodes:
- the LOC113712514 gene encoding phosphatidylinositol 4-phosphate 5-kinase 2, translating to MPESLLCTKPTTLDGIPTNKKKKSEEIFQQGEEERFVESTTTAKSVILIPRSKSQATTRRVTPTTTSIAGGATCSSSGGGGGGGGGGSSEGSNNSGSWSSIEKHLPNGDLYIGSFSGNSPHGSGKYLWTDGCMYEGEWKRGKASGKGKFSWPSGATFEGEFKSGRMEGTGTFIGPDGDMYRGSWSADRKHGYGVKHYCNGDYYEGYWKKNLQDGQGRYVWRNGNEYIGEWKNGVINGRGVLVWANNGNRYDGNWENGVPKGHGVFTWPDGSCYIGCWTKDSKNQGNQVLNGTFYPAHNNSGNNGQGNGCSFGKGKMEGFGGLFSTKLSAPLMMDENFGGMVVAMTGKKRSSVDGGRGSLTERNFPRICIWESDGEAGDITCDIIDNVEASMIYGDGMVLDHRDGLKQFRRNPCCFSGEVKKPGLTISKGHKNYDLMLNLQLGIRHSVGKDALRIRELKQSDFDPNEKFWTRFPPEGSKNTPPHQSVEFRWKDYCPMVFRHLRQLFQVDPADYMLAICGNHALRELSSPGKSGSFFYLTQDDRFMIKTVKKCEVKVLIRMLPSYYKHVCRYENSLVAKFYGVHCVKPVGGVKTRFIVMGNLVCSEYRIHRRFDLKGSSHGRITDKPEGEIDETTTLKDLDLNFVFRLQQNWYHELIKQIERDCEFLEAERIMDYSLLVGIHFRDDNTGDKMGLSPFVLRTGNSDSYQTEKFMRGCRFLEAELQDMDRVLAGRKPLIRLGANMPARAERVNRRSDFDQYTPGSRSSEIYEIVLYFGVIDILQDYDISKKLEHAYKSLQVDPTSISAVDPKLYSKRFRDFIGRIFVEDR from the exons atgcCTGAATCTTTGCTGTGTACAAAACCCACAACGCTGGATGGAATACCCacaaacaagaagaagaaatcagaGGAAATTTTTCAGCAAGGAGAAGAAGAGAGGTTTGTGGAGTCCACCACGACGGCTAAGTCAGTGATTCTTATACCTCGGAGCAAATCTCAGGCGACTACCAGAAGGGTTACTCCTACGACGACCAGCATAGCCGGCGGTGCCACGTGCAGCAGCAGTGGAGGGGGCGGGGGAGGTGGTGGGGGAGGTAGCTCAGAGGGGAGCAACAACAGCGGCAgctggagtagtatagagaagCATCTACCTAATGGGGATCTGTATATAGGGAGTTTTTCAGGGAATTCTCCGCACGGATCGGGCAAGTATTTGTGGACAGACGGATGCATGTATGAAGGAGAGTGGAAGAGAGGGAAAGCATCGGGAAAAGGCAAGTTTTCATGGCCATCTGGGGCGACTTTCGAAGGGGAATTTAAGTCCGGTAGAATGGAAGGAACTGGGACTTTTATTGGACCCGATGGGGATATGTATCGAGGGTCTTGGTCTGCGGATCGAAAACATGGCTATGGTGTGAAGCATTACTGTAATGGGGACTATTATGAAGGGTATTGGAAGAAGAATTTGCAGGATGGACAGGGGAGATATGTTTGGAGGAATGGAAATGAGTATATCGGAGAATGGAAGAATGGCGTTATTAATGGGAGAGGAGTATTGGTTTGGGCTAATAATGGGAACAGATATGATGGAAATTGGGAAAATGGTGTTCCTAAAGGCCATGGAGTTTTCACCTGGCCTGATGGAAGTTGCTACATTGGTTGCTGGACAAAAGATTCTAAGAACCAAGGAAATCAGGTCCTCAATGGTACTTTTTACCCTGCACACAACAATAGTGGGAATAATGGACAAGGAAATGGTTGTAGTTTCGGGAAGGGGAAGATGGAGGGGTTTGGAGGGTTGTTCAGCACGAAACTATCGGCACCTTTGATGATGGATGAGAATTTTGGTGGGATGGTGGTGGCAATGACGGGAAAGAAGAGGTCGTCGGTGGACGGAGGAAGAGGGAGCTTGACGGAAAGGAACTTTCCGAGGATTTGCATTTGGGAATCGGATGGTGAGGCTGGGGATATTACTTGTGATATTATTGATAATGTGGAGGCTTCTATGATATACGGGGATGGTATGGTGTTGGATCATCGAGATGGGCTTAAGCAGTTTCGGAGGAATCCTTGTTGTTTCAGTGGGGAAGTGAAGAAGCCAGGGCTGACCATTTCCAAAGGGCATAAGAACTATGATTTGATGCTCAATCTCCAGTTGGGTATTCG GCATTCGGTAGGGAAAGATGCCTTGAGAATAAGGGAACTAAAGCAGAGTGATTTTGATCCCAACGAGAAGTTTTGGACTAGGTTTCCTCCAGAAGGGTCAAAGAATACACCACCCCATCAATCAGTGGAGTTCCGGTGGAAGGATTATTGTCCCATGGTCTTCAG GCATTTGAGGCAGCTATTCCAAGTGGATCCTGCTGATTACATGCTGGCCATATGTGGAAATCATGCTCTAAGAGAGCTCTCATCTCCTGGAAAGAGTGGAAGCTTCTTTTACCTGACCCAGGATGACAGATTTATGATAAAAACAGTGAAGAAATGTGAAGTCAAG GTACTGATTAGGATGCTTCCTAGTTATTACAAGCATGTTTGCCGCTATGAGAATTCCCTCGTGGCAAAGTTTTATGGAGTTCATTGTGTCAAACCAGTAGGCGGTGTAAAG ACGCGTTTCATTGTGATGGGCAATTTGGTCTGCTCGGAATACCGAATACACAGACGATTTGACCTCAAAGGATCATCCCATGGCCGCATTACAGATAAGCCAGAGGGGGAGATTGATGAAACTACAACGCTCAAGGACCTTGACCTGAACTTTGTGTTTCGGCTACAGCAAAATTGGTACCACGAGCTAATCAA ACAAATAGAGCGAGATTGTGAGTTCTTGGAAGCTGAGAGAATCATGGATTACAGTCTTTTGGTTGGTATTCACTTCCGTGATGATAATACAGGTGATAAGATGGGTTTGTCACCGTTTGTCTTGCGGACAG GGAATAGTGATTCGTATCAAACTGAGAAGTTTATGCGTGGCTGTCGCTTCCTTGAGGCAGAGCTGCAAGACATGGATCGCGTCCTTGCTGGGCG GAAACCGTTGATCCGATTGGGGGCCAACATGCCTGCTAGAGCAGAGCGAGTTAATCGGAGGAGTGATTTTGATCAGTACACTCCTGGTTCTCGCAGCAGTGAAATCTATGAAATAGTATTATACTTTGGAGTCATAGATATTTTACAGGACTACGACATCAGCAAGAAGCTAGAGCATGCATACAAATCCTTGCAAGTTGATCCTACATCGATCTCGGCTGTTGATCCAAAGCTTTATTCCAAGAGATTTCGAGATTTCATTGGGAGAATATTCGTGGAAGATAGGTGA